Within the Syntrophales bacterium genome, the region TCCAGCATCCTTTATATAAGCCGCCGGCCGATCTGGTAAAAGGGGCTGACGGGACAATTCTGGGCCAAAGGACTCCGGATGGCCAGTTCCGGAAATATCCAAGCAGGGAAGAGATACAAAAGTCCAATATCCTTGCCGGCAATGAGCTGGTCTGGCTGAGCGACCCGTTTGAGGCTTATATAGTGCATGTGCAGGGTTCAGCCAAAATTCGCCTCCCGGACGGCCAGACCGAGACGGTCGCCTATGCCGCTCATAACGGCTGGGAATACCAGGGGATCGTGCAGAAAATGATGGCCGATGGCAAGTTTGCCAATAAAAATATCAACCTCAAGGCGATGATTGATTATTTTAAGGTCCATCCTGAGGAAGTCGATAAGTATGTAAATAAAAACCCCCGCTTTGTCTTCTTCCGGTCTCAGGAAAGCGAGCCCCGGGGTTCGCTCAATGAGCCGGTAATCCCCTTCCGCACGATTGCGACGGATAAGTCTATTTACCCACGGGCGATGTTTGCCTTTGCCGCGGTTGAGCTGGACAGTCCCGTCGGGTTTGTTCTGGATCAGGATACAGGCGGGGCGATCCGGGCCGCGGGCCGCTGCGATGTCTATATGGGAGTCGGCGACAAGGCCGGTGAACTTGCCGGCGGGACATACCGCGAGGGGAGTCTTTATTATCTGTTCATCAAGCCGGGCGGTGAGCTGATTGTTGAGAACATTGGCAAGTAGGACGCGGCACTTTCTCAATAATTGCTGCCGACTTAAGGATGGAGGCGGTGGAAAAGATGGGGAAAGGCAATAAACATCTGTGCGAGTGGAAAAAAGGGGAAATTTCCGATGAGCTTGACAAACTCAAGAAAATAGTCGGGAAGCCCAAATACATCTGCCTGAAATGTGCAAGGGTGGCAACCGACGCCAGTTATTTGCACAAACCGGAAGAACTGAATGATTAGAATAGCTCGTGTTTGGGAGGATAAAAAATGATCAAAAGAGTCTTGATCGCCCGCGCATTCTCCAGCCGCTTACGGTTGCCCGGAGCGGCAGGGGCTATTTCCTCGTTGTCGGGGAGCGGCGGCTGCTGGCGGCCCGGCTGTTCGGGCTGGTGACCGTTCCCGTCCGGGTGATTCCTACGCTCCAAAGGCAGCAGGATGCTCTCTCGCTGCAATTGATCGAGAACCTCCAGCGGGAAGATTTGAACCCGATGGACCTGGCGCAAGGTCTTCTGGCCTACTGGAAATCCCGGCACGGGGATGTTCCCATAGACGAAATTATCAACGCGTTTGTCATCTCCGACAGGAGCCCGGAGAGGCTGCAAATCTTCCACAATCTGCTGACAACATGACTACGAATCTGCGGGATCAATTGCAGAGGTGCACCTCAATGAGAAAAAATCTGACAGTTATTATTCTCGCAGCAGTAGGTTTGCTGACCGTTTTCTTCCTCACTTTTTATATCCACCAGACAAACAAGGAACGCGTTCTCTCCCAATTTAACAATACTCAGCTCCTGATTGCCCGGCAGACTACCAGGCAAATCGAATCTTACCTTCGTTTCCGTTCCTCTGATCTCCGGAGGTTCTTTTCTTCCGCCGCCCTGCAGGACCCTGGCAGGAAAAAGATGACAGTCGATATCCTGTCGAACTTCGAACGCTTAAAGAGGTTTAACATTAAGGAGATATCTCTTCTTGACGAAAAAGGAACAGCCTCCTATTCCACGACTGCAATGGCCATTGGAGAAAATCATTCTCAAGATAACTTCTTCTCCTGGGCAAGAGACCCGGTAAACAAAGGATCGGTCTGGATTTGGTATGAGAAGGGGGAGAGACAGCGCATACCAGTGACTGCAGGAAGCCCTGTTTCCACCCATATCGGGATTTTCCTTGCCACCCCGCTGTATCGGGAATCCGCCGCCGGAGGTCGTCAAAAGCCTGGAGACAAATTCGCCGGCGCTCTGATGTTTAAGGTCGATCTGGAGAAAATGGTTGCTGAGCAGTCAATCGTATTCACTCCGCTGATGAAATCGCACAAGTTCTGGATCATGGATAAGGAAGGAACGGTTTTGCTGCAATCCGAGCACCCGGAGATGGTGATGAGAAACATCCGGGAAAAGGATGGAACCTGCAATCAATGCCATGCTTCCTTCAATCATATTGAGATGATGCTGGGGAAAACGGAAGGCGTCACGGAATATCAACTAAAGGGAGAGCCAAAGAAATTGGCGGCCTTTGCTTCGATGTCCGTTGAGAACGTCTCGTGGATCGTCGTAGAGAACGCGCCGTTGGACGAGGTGACGGCTTTCGTGTGGAAAGATTTCAAAAAGACCCTTTTGCTCCTCGGCATCGTGGTGTTCATCCTCGGCATCGCCTTTTTCTGGGCGTACAGGAACTACCGTGGAAGAGTGGACCACGAGACGCTTATCAATACATTGTTGAGCATCTCGTTATTGGATATCCATCTTGAAGAACAATTGGCCAAGATGCTTGAGACCATTATTTCCATCTCCTGGCTTAAAGTGGAAGCAAAAGGATGTATCTTTCTGGTCAAAGAAAAATCCGATGTGCTGGTTATGGTGGTCCAAAAGGGTCTATCCCCATTGTTGGCGACAACATGTGCAGAAGTTCCGTTTGGCCGCTGTATCTGCGGTCGAGCCGCCCTGAAAGGAGAAATCGAGTTTGTCAAAAACGTTGATGAGCGCCATGAAAATCTATTCGGGAGTGTCTCTCCGCATGGTCACTACTGTGTTCCAATCAAGTTCCACGGCAAAGTACTGGGGGTTCTGAATCTGTACTTGAGGGCCGGGCATCGCAGAGACAAAAGGGAAGAGGAATTTCTCAAAGCGATCACGGATGTAGTGGCCGGTATCATAGAGAGAAAGAGGGCGGAGGAAGAGTTGCAACTGAGCGAAGAACGCTTCAGACGCATCTTTGATGAAGGACCTGTCGGGATGATTTTGGCAAATCCGGATTACACGATTATCGCGGTGAATAAAGTGTTATGCGGATTGTTGGGGTATAGCGAGCAGGAACTTGCAGATCAAAGCATTGCAGATATCACATGCGAAGAAGACAGAGAGAAGGATAGAGAATTTTCAGCACAATTATTCGCAGACAGCCTCCCCGTGCTTCACTTGGAAAAGCGGTATGTCAGAAAGGACGGAGGAATCATGTGGGCTAAAATTACCGCCTCTGCCCTCCATGGGAAAGAAGATAACATGCTTTACGGTCTGATTATCATTGAGGACCTCACGGAAAGCAAGAAGGCGACAGAAAAAATTCACCTTCTGCATTATTATGACAGCCTAACCGGGTTGCCAAACCGCACATTTCATAAAGAGCTTATAAAAAGATCAATTGAACATGCCCATCGCCATAAAGAGATATTTGCCCTGATTTACATTGGATTAGATAATTTCCAGCGGATTAACGATACGCTCGGATATAACATCGGAGATATTCTGCTGAAGGCTGTTGCTGACAGACTTACCCACTCTTTGCGAAAAAGCGACGACGTTGCCAGATCAGATGAAGGTGAAGCAGTGAGTGCTGTATCTCGATGCGGTGGAGACGAGTTTATCGTATTGGTGCATGATCTCAACCAGGCTCAGGGCGCCGCAATAGCCGCTCGTCATTTACTTGAGGAAATATCCACCTCCTATGATCTGAACGGTCGCGAGGTTTTTATGACTGCCAGCATCGGCATTGCCTTGTATCCTGATGACGGAACGGATGTTGACGACCTACTGAAAAACGCCGAAAAGGCCATGAGATGCACAAAGAGCGAAGGGAAAAGCAACTATCAATTTTATTCGGGATCAATGAATTCCTTTGTTCTGGAACTCCTGACACTGGAAAGCGACCTGCACATGGCTCTGGCGCGGAACGAACTGGTACTCTACTACCAGCCGAAGGTAGACGCGGCAACGCGAATGGTTAAAGGAATGGAAGCGCTGATCCGCTGGAAACATCCCGATAGAGGCTTGATTCCGCCCCTGCAGTTTATTCCCCTGGCCGAAACAAGCGGCCTCATTATCCCTATCGGAGAGTTTGTCATACGTACCGTCTGTGGGCAAATCAAAACATGGCAGGAAGCCGGTTACCAACGGATAAACATTGCCCTGAATTTGTCGAGCCGCCAGTTTGATCAACAGAACCTGATAGAAATAGTTAAGGAGGCATTACAGGACACCATGATTTCTCCGCAGTGCCTGGAGTTGGAAATAACGGAGAGCGTCATTATGCGGAACCCGGAGAAGGCTATTCAGATATTGACTGAACTAAACGCGCAGGGCATAGGGATTTCGATTGATGATTTCGGCACGGGATATTCATCGTTGAGCTATTTGAAACGGCTGCCGCTGGATTATTTAAAGATAGATCAGTCCTTTGTAAAGGGTCTGGCGTCCGACCCAAAAGATCAGGCGATAGTCAAGACGACGATCGCTATGGCGCACAGTCTGAATTTGAAAACCATTGCCGAAGGCGTGGAGACGGAAGAGCAGTTGTCCTTCCTGCAGGAACACGAATGCGACGAAATTCAGGGATACTTGTTTAGCCGGCCTTTGCCGGCAGAGGAGATCCCAGGGATATTGGCGAAAGGATACCTGTAAACCGGGAAGGCGCGTATTTTGGGCTGCGGGGCAAGCGCATCATTAACGGCGCAGTTTTCGATAACGGGGAGCAGCCTCTTTCAACCCTGTTGCTTGGGGGAGTGGCGTAATTCCGCCACTCCCAAAATCACGATATAATTAATCAATACAAGAATGTGAAAAAGTTTTGCCCTGCAAAAAAAGAGGGAAAAGCCGAACTAAAAATCCTTGAATTCGTCGTCTCCATCCATCGGGATAACTTGCTCGGGGCGAACAATCTTCGCGCCGGAAGCGATCATTTTCCCCGATTTTCGGGATACGGGAAGCGACTTGGCCTTCCCTCCCGTTTTCGCCGTCAGGGCCGCTTTGGGGCGGCGCGAAGGGGTGATATTTCCCGACACAGAGGCGCCGCCGGCATTGCTTCCCAGGACTATGGTCATTATGTCGCCGACAAAGCCCTTCATCTGCATAGCCTGGGCATTGAGCTCCTCAGAGGCGGAGGCAGACTCCTCGGCGTTGGCCGCATTCTGCTGGACAACCTTGTCCATCCCGGCAATCGCCTTGCTGATCTGCCCGATTCCCTGCGCCTGCTCATCCGACGCCGCAGCGATCTCGCCGATCAGCTCGCCTACCTTTTTGGAGCTTTTGGCCACTTTGGCAAACGCATCGCTCGTGCGCACGACAATCGCCGAGCCGTTCTTGATCCGCTTTATCGAATCATCAATCAGATTCGCCGTGCTTTTCGCCGCTTCCGCCGACCGCAAGGCCAGATTGCGGACTTCGTCGGCAACGACGGCAAAGCCCGCCCCCGCCTCCCCGGCTCGGGCCGTCTCCACCGCCGCGTTCAAGGCCAGCAGGTTCGTCTGAAACGCGATCTCATCTTTTATTTTCATCCTTTGCGAGCTAATTGACAATCTCACCAGGTAATTGCAAAACTCCCCATTCTGTCATTCCCGCAACGATTCTGCGCGGGAATGACAGATGGTTTTGCAATTGCCTCTCACAATTATGTTTTTCAAATTGCCTTTTCGCGCCGGCAAGTCACTTTTTTTATGCGGCACTTTCCATCATATTGAGCTCTTCCCTGTTTAGAACCCGGTCCATATCGAGGAGGATCTTTACCCCGCCGCCAATTTTCGCCATCCCCAGGATATATTCGGTATCGAGATGCGCCCCGAAGACGGGGGTATCTTCAATATCGCCCCCCTTTACGTTCAATACCTCCGATACCGAATCAACGATGATCCCGATGAGCAGACGCCCCGCCCCGCCGGAAATCTCGACGACGACTATGCAGGTGCGCTCCGTGTGGTCAGCCTCCGCCATATCGAATTTCAACCGCAAATCGAGTACCGGGATCACCTTTCCCCGCAGGTTGATTACCCCTTTCACATAGGGAGGCATCCGGGGAATCGTGGTAATCGTCATCATCCCAATGATCTCCTTGACCTTCAGGATTCCAATCCCATACTCCTCCCCGGCAAGCGAAAAGGTCAAATACTTGCCTTCCCGGGTTGCCGCCCTCCCATCCTTATTTGTTATCGTGCCATCCATTCTTTTCCCCCTTTGTTTGCGAAGATTCCCCATAACCCGCGCAAAAACCGTTTCCAATAGACTGTATTTACAACAATTTCGTAGAATGCTTGAGCAAAACGGATTCAGTCCAGCATTTCCCTGATCTTCCGGGAGAGGATTTCCAGACGAAAGGGCTTCTGGATAAAACCGTTGCAGCCGCGCTCCATGATTGTTTGGGCTTCTCCTTTAATGCTGTAACCGCTGGCCAGAAGAACCTTGAGAGCGGAATTGAGGCCTCGCAGGCGATCGAAGGTTTCTCCCCCCGAGATCCCCGGCAGGATCATGTCCAGAATGACCAGGTCGATATCCTTTTGCTTTTCCATGTAAACGGCGATCGCCTCCTGGCCGCTGCCGGCCGCATAGACCCGGTAGCCCAGGAATTCCAGCAGTTCCCTGTTCACCTTCAGAATCATCTGTTCATCATCCACAAGCAGGATTGTCTCCGCGCCCCTGGCGATTGTTTCGATTGCCGCCTTTTCCTTTGCCACTTCCTGCTCCGAAGCGGGCAGATAGATGGTGAAGGTCGTTCCCTGACCGGGCTTGCTGTCCACAGTGATTGCGCCCTTGTGACCCTTGATGATTCCATAGACCATCGCCAGCCCCAGTCCCGTTCCCCTTCCCATGGCCTTCGTTGTGAAAAAGGGCTCGAAAATCCTCGCCCGGGTCTTCTCATCCATCCCGATGCCGGTATCGGCGATCTTTATTTTTACAAATTTCCCCGGCGTGACCGTGGAGATAACCGCTTGGGCATCATCAAAGAAAACATTCCCGGTCTCTATATAGAGCTCCCCGCCCCCCGGCATGGCCTGCCCGGCATTCACATAGAGATTCAGGAACACCTGCTCCATCTGCCCCCGATCAACCTCGACTGGCCAGAGATTCTCTTCGTATTTCATGGAGATGGAGATTTCCTTCTTGGTTCTGCCGAACAGTGAGGAGCTCTTTTCCATGAGGTCGTTCATATCGGTAGGCTTTATCTCATAGCTTCCCCCCCGGGCAAAACCCAGCAACTGTTTGGCTAAATCCGCACCGCGCCCCACCTGCTCCTCAATCCGCTTGAGCTTCTCATAATGGGGATGTGAGGAATCGATGTGCATCAACAGCAGGGAAGCATACCCCTGAATCCCCATAAGCAGGTTGTTGAAGTCGTGGGCGATGCCGCCGGCCAGCGTCCCGATGGCCTCCATCTTTCCTGCATGCTGCAGTTTCTCTTCCAGAATTTTCTTTTCCTCCTCCGCCTGCTTGCGCTCGGTGATGTCGCGGGTTATGCTGAGAATATGGGGCGCCCCGTCAAGAGTGAGCACAGAGGCCGAAATTAACCCGTAGCAGAGCTTACCGTCCTTCGTTCGAAAAGTGGCTTCAAGATTGGTTACCTCTCCGGTTTTTCTCAATCCGGCGACCAATCTTTGCCAGTCGTCAATATTGTCCCAGATATCATATTCTATGGAGGTCTTGCCGATAATATCCTCTTTCGTATATCCCATGATCTTGGTGAATCCAGCATTGATTGAGACGTACTTGCCGTCTTCGAGGCGGTTAATATTCACGGCATCGGGGCTGATATAGAAGGCCGTGCGGAATTTATCCTCACTTTTGGTTAGCGCCTCAGTGGCCAGTCTGTGTTCGACGATCTCCCGGGAAAGCTGATTATTGGCAGTTTCAAGTTCGCCGGTGCGCTCCTGTACGCGTTTGTCCAGGCTATCCCTGGCAATTCGCAACTTCTGAGACATCTCATTGAACGCAGCGCATAATTCATTTAATTCCCGGCTGCCTTGTTGAGGAATGGTTTCCCCGAGGCTTCCTTCCATTCTGGACAGCTCCCGCGCCTTGGCGCTAATTACACCGATAGGGGCGATGACAAAGTGGCGATACAGAACAAAGAGAACCGCCAGGACAATTACCAGAACGGTGACGAGCATAATAGATAGTTTAAGCGAGAGGTTCGATGCCCCTTTATAAGCTTCGGCGAGGGGGATCCGTATGGAGATAATGCTAACTAAATCATCAAGCTTACGGTGAAACGCCTTATCCGCGCCGTACAGCCGCAACATGCCAGCCGGCGCAGCCCCCGGTTCGCTGTGACAGCGCAGACAGGCTCCTTCAATGATTTCTCCCCTTCTCAAAACAAAAAGATAGGGTTTACCGGCCATTATCTGAACATCCGAATGGGCATTGAACTTTTTATCTTTTTTCATTTTTGCGAGAAAATCCATCTCGTAGGCATTGGCCTCGTTTTCGGGATTTCTTGCATCGATCACGGCATCTTTGATGTAATATCCGAAGGGATTAAGCGATTGAAAATATTTATTGATTTCCCGATTGGCATAGGTTGAGGACATCCAGGAAGGCTCAAAATAATCCTTGGAGCGAAAAGGGGCTGTATATTCAAACAGCTTGGGCTTTAAATTTTGTGAAAAGTACATATGAGTGGCCAAGTTACGGTCAAGCAGCATCCGCGCCTTGGACTCCGCTTCCCGCATTGATTCCTGTTTCATGGTGCGCTGAACCATCAGGATAATTGCTGAAGCCCCCAGAATAAAAATAATCCCGATGCCGATAGTTACTATTTGCATCATCCTGAGATTATTAAATTTTATCACATCTTACCTCCATTGCTGCCCAAACCCGAATTTCCATCTGCCGCAATCATTTGGCGTTTTGAAATTTGCAGGAGCTTTCGTATTACTATTTTTGCGGAAATGACAAAACGGGGCGTTTGTTTAAAAGCCAATCTGTCCGCTTCGTTACAGCAGTCCGGCCAGCTTTTCCAGCGCCTGTTCCAGAAATTCCGGGTGGGGGCCGCCGGCCTGCGCCATGTCGGGACGGCCGCCGCCCTTGCCGCCGACTGTGGGGGCGATCTGGCCGATGATCTTTCCGGCATGGTAGCGTTCGGAGAGGTCCTTGGTGACGAGGCACAGCAGCATCGCCTTGTCGTCAACCCGGCTGCCGAGGAGAATTACGCCCGAGCGGAGGCGATCCCTGAGCTTGTCGCCGAAATCGCGGAGCGCCTTCGCGTCGGAGGCATTCACGACGGCCGCAAGCATGTTGATTCCGTTCACCTGCCGGACTTTTTCCAGCAGATCTCCGGAATCCTGCGCCGCTATTTTGGCCTTCAGCGCATCGCTTTCTTTTTCCAGATCACGTTGAATGTGCAGGAGTTTTTCAGTTTTTTCCGCCGTTTCGAAGGGGCTGCATTTCAAAAGCGCCGACGACCGGCGGAGTTCCTCCTCGAGGCGCCCGGCATAAGCCGCAGCGCCCCGTCCGGTAAGGGCTTCAATCCGGCGCACCCCGGCCGCAACGGACGATTCGTGGATAATTTTGAAAAATCCGATATCTCCGGTTCGGGCCACATGCGTGCCGCCGCAGAGCTCCCGGCTGAAGGCGCCCATCTGGAGAACCCGGACCCGGTCGCCGTACTTTTCGTCGAAGACCGCTGTCGCGCCGGTCTTGATGGCTTCAGCAAGCGGCAGCACCCTGGTTTCCACCGGGACATTCGCCCGAATCATCGCGTTTACCCGCTCCTCCACCCGGCCCAGTTCTTCCTCGGAAATCCGCGAAAAATGGGTGAAGTCGAAGCGCAGCCGCTCCGGGTTGACGAGCGACCCGGACTGCTTTACGTGCTCCCCCAGTACCTCTTTCAGCGCCGCCTGGAGCAGATGGGTTCCGGAGTGGTTGGCTTCCGTATCCCTTCTTTTCCCCGTATCTACGAAAAGATCGGCCTGATCTCCGGTTTTTATCTTGCCTTTGACGACCTTGCCGACATGGCTGACCAGGTTGTCGAGCGGCCTTTTTGTGTCGGTCACGGCAAATTCGAATCCTGCCCCCGTGATGAGCCCCGTGTCGCCGATTTGCCCACCGACCTCACCGTAGAAAGGCGTATGCGCAACAATAAGTTCCGCCTCCGTTCCTTCCGCTATCTCTTCCGCCCTCTGACCTGCGACCAGGATGGCGCTGATTGCGGAACGCCCCGTTGTCACGCCCCCGTAGCCGGAGAACTCCGACACGATTCCCCCCAGCGTAAGTTGCCGATATACCTCGGAAATGGCCGCTTCGCCGCTTCCCTTCCACGACTCGCGGGCCTTCTTTCGCTGGAGGTTCATCGCCCGTTCGAAACCCTCCATGTCGAGCGAGAGATTGTCACGGCGGACGATATCTTCTGTCAGGTCAACGGGAAAACCGTAGGTGTCGTAAAGTTTGAAAACTACCTCGCCGGGGATTATAACTTTCCCCGCCGTTTTGAGGGCGGCTGTCTCCTCCTGGAGGATGCGGAGTCCGGCATCGAGGGTTTCGATGAAGCGCTGCTCCTCGCTTTCAACAACCTTCTGGATATATGATGCCTTGGCAAGCAAATCGGGGTAGGCCCCCTGCATCTCGTCAATAACTGCCCCGCATACCTCGTGTAAAAACGGGCGGTTCATGCCGATGAGCTTTCCGTGCCGCGCCGCCCGGCGGAGAATCCGTCTCAGGACGTAGCCCCGCCCCTCGTTGCTGGGGATGACCCCGTCGCCGATCAGGAAGGCGACGGAGCGGCTGTGGTCGGCGATGACGCGGAGGGAGATGTCGGATTCCTCATTGCTGCCGTAGGCATGGCCGCTGATTTCGGAGATGAAGCGGATGATGCCGGCAAAGAGGTCGGAGTCGTAATTGCTTTTCACCCCCTGGGCGACCGCGGCGAGGCGTTCGAGCCCCATGCCGGTGTCGATATTGGGCCGCGGCAACGGGGTGAGCGTCCCGGACTGGTCGCGGTCAAACTGGGTGAAGACAAGGTTCCATATCTCAAGGTGGCGGTCGCATTCGCAGTAGATGTCACACTCGGGCCTGCCGCACCCTGTTTCCTTCCCCTGGTCGTAGATGATCTCGGAGCAGGGGCCGCAGGGGCCGGTATCCCCCATTGTCCAGAAATTGGTCTTTTCCCCCATCCGGACGATCCGCTTTTCGGGGACCCCCATCTCGTCGCGCCAGAT harbors:
- a CDS encoding MltA domain-containing protein codes for the protein MSYKLAMKTKIISLLLLVIAFLVLAGCQKRTPAVLTVQPTPQKDYYRLLPPGELALRKITDPSQIPDYTRACSDTDRLQEAIANSLNYLAKPSSKGFYPYGDITYDQALRSLQELKKLVAARLSPQQMNAVLRERFDTYISVGCDDQGTVLFTGYYTPIFDGSSVRTDRFQHPLYKPPADLVKGADGTILGQRTPDGQFRKYPSREEIQKSNILAGNELVWLSDPFEAYIVHVQGSAKIRLPDGQTETVAYAAHNGWEYQGIVQKMMADGKFANKNINLKAMIDYFKVHPEEVDKYVNKNPRFVFFRSQESEPRGSLNEPVIPFRTIATDKSIYPRAMFAFAAVELDSPVGFVLDQDTGGAIRAAGRCDVYMGVGDKAGELAGGTYREGSLYYLFIKPGGELIVENIGK
- a CDS encoding ParB N-terminal domain-containing protein, whose product is MFGRIKNDQKSLDRPRILQPLTVARSGRGYFLVVGERRLLAARLFGLVTVPVRVIPTLQRQQDALSLQLIENLQREDLNPMDLAQGLLAYWKSRHGDVPIDEIINAFVISDRSPERLQIFHNLLTT
- a CDS encoding EAL domain-containing protein, translated to MRKNLTVIILAAVGLLTVFFLTFYIHQTNKERVLSQFNNTQLLIARQTTRQIESYLRFRSSDLRRFFSSAALQDPGRKKMTVDILSNFERLKRFNIKEISLLDEKGTASYSTTAMAIGENHSQDNFFSWARDPVNKGSVWIWYEKGERQRIPVTAGSPVSTHIGIFLATPLYRESAAGGRQKPGDKFAGALMFKVDLEKMVAEQSIVFTPLMKSHKFWIMDKEGTVLLQSEHPEMVMRNIREKDGTCNQCHASFNHIEMMLGKTEGVTEYQLKGEPKKLAAFASMSVENVSWIVVENAPLDEVTAFVWKDFKKTLLLLGIVVFILGIAFFWAYRNYRGRVDHETLINTLLSISLLDIHLEEQLAKMLETIISISWLKVEAKGCIFLVKEKSDVLVMVVQKGLSPLLATTCAEVPFGRCICGRAALKGEIEFVKNVDERHENLFGSVSPHGHYCVPIKFHGKVLGVLNLYLRAGHRRDKREEEFLKAITDVVAGIIERKRAEEELQLSEERFRRIFDEGPVGMILANPDYTIIAVNKVLCGLLGYSEQELADQSIADITCEEDREKDREFSAQLFADSLPVLHLEKRYVRKDGGIMWAKITASALHGKEDNMLYGLIIIEDLTESKKATEKIHLLHYYDSLTGLPNRTFHKELIKRSIEHAHRHKEIFALIYIGLDNFQRINDTLGYNIGDILLKAVADRLTHSLRKSDDVARSDEGEAVSAVSRCGGDEFIVLVHDLNQAQGAAIAARHLLEEISTSYDLNGREVFMTASIGIALYPDDGTDVDDLLKNAEKAMRCTKSEGKSNYQFYSGSMNSFVLELLTLESDLHMALARNELVLYYQPKVDAATRMVKGMEALIRWKHPDRGLIPPLQFIPLAETSGLIIPIGEFVIRTVCGQIKTWQEAGYQRINIALNLSSRQFDQQNLIEIVKEALQDTMISPQCLELEITESVIMRNPEKAIQILTELNAQGIGISIDDFGTGYSSLSYLKRLPLDYLKIDQSFVKGLASDPKDQAIVKTTIAMAHSLNLKTIAEGVETEEQLSFLQEHECDEIQGYLFSRPLPAEEIPGILAKGYL
- a CDS encoding methyl-accepting chemotaxis protein yields the protein MKIKDEIAFQTNLLALNAAVETARAGEAGAGFAVVADEVRNLALRSAEAAKSTANLIDDSIKRIKNGSAIVVRTSDAFAKVAKSSKKVGELIGEIAAASDEQAQGIGQISKAIAGMDKVVQQNAANAEESASASEELNAQAMQMKGFVGDIMTIVLGSNAGGASVSGNITPSRRPKAALTAKTGGKAKSLPVSRKSGKMIASGAKIVRPEQVIPMDGDDEFKDF
- a CDS encoding chemotaxis protein CheW — its product is MDGTITNKDGRAATREGKYLTFSLAGEEYGIGILKVKEIIGMMTITTIPRMPPYVKGVINLRGKVIPVLDLRLKFDMAEADHTERTCIVVVEISGGAGRLLIGIIVDSVSEVLNVKGGDIEDTPVFGAHLDTEYILGMAKIGGGVKILLDMDRVLNREELNMMESAA
- a CDS encoding DUF3365 domain-containing protein, whose translation is MIKFNNLRMMQIVTIGIGIIFILGASAIILMVQRTMKQESMREAESKARMLLDRNLATHMYFSQNLKPKLFEYTAPFRSKDYFEPSWMSSTYANREINKYFQSLNPFGYYIKDAVIDARNPENEANAYEMDFLAKMKKDKKFNAHSDVQIMAGKPYLFVLRRGEIIEGACLRCHSEPGAAPAGMLRLYGADKAFHRKLDDLVSIISIRIPLAEAYKGASNLSLKLSIMLVTVLVIVLAVLFVLYRHFVIAPIGVISAKARELSRMEGSLGETIPQQGSRELNELCAAFNEMSQKLRIARDSLDKRVQERTGELETANNQLSREIVEHRLATEALTKSEDKFRTAFYISPDAVNINRLEDGKYVSINAGFTKIMGYTKEDIIGKTSIEYDIWDNIDDWQRLVAGLRKTGEVTNLEATFRTKDGKLCYGLISASVLTLDGAPHILSITRDITERKQAEEEKKILEEKLQHAGKMEAIGTLAGGIAHDFNNLLMGIQGYASLLLMHIDSSHPHYEKLKRIEEQVGRGADLAKQLLGFARGGSYEIKPTDMNDLMEKSSSLFGRTKKEISISMKYEENLWPVEVDRGQMEQVFLNLYVNAGQAMPGGGELYIETGNVFFDDAQAVISTVTPGKFVKIKIADTGIGMDEKTRARIFEPFFTTKAMGRGTGLGLAMVYGIIKGHKGAITVDSKPGQGTTFTIYLPASEQEVAKEKAAIETIARGAETILLVDDEQMILKVNRELLEFLGYRVYAAGSGQEAIAVYMEKQKDIDLVILDMILPGISGGETFDRLRGLNSALKVLLASGYSIKGEAQTIMERGCNGFIQKPFRLEILSRKIREMLD
- the alaS gene encoding alanine--tRNA ligase; translation: MTMTGSEIRDSYLQFFKSKGHTIVGSSPLVPKDDPTLLFTNAGMVQFKNSFLGLEERGYTRAATSQKCVRAGGKHNDLENVGVTARHHTFFEMLGNFSFGDYFKKEAIAWAWEYLTEVIGLDKERLWVTVYKDDEEALRIWRDEMGVPEKRIVRMGEKTNFWTMGDTGPCGPCSEIIYDQGKETGCGRPECDIYCECDRHLEIWNLVFTQFDRDQSGTLTPLPRPNIDTGMGLERLAAVAQGVKSNYDSDLFAGIIRFISEISGHAYGSNEESDISLRVIADHSRSVAFLIGDGVIPSNEGRGYVLRRILRRAARHGKLIGMNRPFLHEVCGAVIDEMQGAYPDLLAKASYIQKVVESEEQRFIETLDAGLRILQEETAALKTAGKVIIPGEVVFKLYDTYGFPVDLTEDIVRRDNLSLDMEGFERAMNLQRKKARESWKGSGEAAISEVYRQLTLGGIVSEFSGYGGVTTGRSAISAILVAGQRAEEIAEGTEAELIVAHTPFYGEVGGQIGDTGLITGAGFEFAVTDTKRPLDNLVSHVGKVVKGKIKTGDQADLFVDTGKRRDTEANHSGTHLLQAALKEVLGEHVKQSGSLVNPERLRFDFTHFSRISEEELGRVEERVNAMIRANVPVETRVLPLAEAIKTGATAVFDEKYGDRVRVLQMGAFSRELCGGTHVARTGDIGFFKIIHESSVAAGVRRIEALTGRGAAAYAGRLEEELRRSSALLKCSPFETAEKTEKLLHIQRDLEKESDALKAKIAAQDSGDLLEKVRQVNGINMLAAVVNASDAKALRDFGDKLRDRLRSGVILLGSRVDDKAMLLCLVTKDLSERYHAGKIIGQIAPTVGGKGGGRPDMAQAGGPHPEFLEQALEKLAGLL